CAAAATTTAACTATCTCAGGGTAGCTCACCCAGTATGGAGATGGGATGATGACCTCGTCGCCTGGGTTGATAAGCGCTTGAAATACATTAAAAAGTGAGTGTTTTGCGCCGATGTTTGTGACGATTTGATTTGCTTTGTAGTCAAGTCCGTTATCTCTTTTTAGCTTTGCTCTAATGGCATCTATAACCTCAGGCAGGCCCGGCACTGGTGTGTATTTGCCGCTTTTGCTATCGTTATCAAGTGCGTTTTTTACAGTTTCTCTTATCTTTTTTGGAGTCATAAAGTCAGGCTCACCAGCTGAAAGCGAGATCACGTCGATGCCAGCAGCCTTCATCTCTTTGGCCTTTGTGCTGATAGCGATTGTGATTGATTCGCTCAATGTTTGCATTCTGTTTGCTAGTTGCATTTTCGTCCTTTTTTAGTTGATTGTCTTTAAGTAGCTATTATCATTTAAAAATAGATAAAGTTCGCCCAAAATTTGCTTCTTTTGTGTTTCGTTTATCAGAGTTGATTTCTCTAAGCGCTCATTTAGAGTGTCTTGGATCTCGTAGATATCGTAGTCCATGTCCTCCATGATATCAAGGATCGACTGGCTCTCTAGTAAATTTGTAACCTTGTAGCCGTCACTTGTTATCTCCACGGTAGCTTCTGTTGGATGAGTAAAGAGATTGTGCTTCATGCCGATCACCTCTTGATATGCGCCAACTAGGAAAAATCCCAAGAAATAATCCTCCTTCTCCACATCCACGTCGTGCAAAAGCAGTGGATTTTTCTCGTCATCATAGCTGATCTCACCGTCGCTATCGCATGTGATATCCCAGATCGAAGCTGGCAGGGTAGGGCGCTCATCGAGCCTGTCAAGTGGCATGATAGGGAAATTTTGCTTTAGCCCCCAAAAGTCTGGCAAGCTTTGAAAGATTGAGAAATTTAGCAGGTATCTCTCTTGAACCTCTTTTTGAATTTTGGTTAGATCGCTTGAGTTGCTCTTGTTGCCAAGCATCACGACAGCCTTTTTGCTAATGAGCCTTAAAAGCACCTCTGCGTTTGATCTATCTTGCAGATCGACATAGCCTAGATCAAAGAGCGTGAGGATGCTCTCGGTGTGGTGGATGGCGTCATGCAGGTATTCTAGAGCGTTTGAAGGCTTGATTGACTTGTAAAGATCAACTAGCTCGGTTATCAAATTTGGATTGTTTTTCTTTAAATTTAGCTTCTCTTCGGTGTATTCTTGAGAAAATAGCTCAAGCACGGGAGCAACCAAAAGTGCATGAGAAGCGGCGATGTAGCGACCTGACTCGATGAAAATATCTGGCTCGATCTCCTTTTTTTGCTCGCTTATGGTTTTAAGCATATAAACAACGTCGTTTGCGTATTCGTTTAGCGTATAGTTTCTGCTGCTCTCCTCTTTAAACTGCGAGTACTCGATCGCTAGACCACCACCTAAATTTATCGCTTTTAAATTTGAGGCGCCCATTTTTCTAAGCTCAGCGTAGATGTTGCCAGCCTCGATGAGTGCTTTTTTGAGCGGATGGATTTCGCTTATTTGAGAGCCGATATGAAAGTGTATCATCGTGAAATTTTCAAGTAAATTTGCCTTTTTTAGCATCTTTACAGCTTCTATTAGCTCAGTTGATGTTAGTCCAAATTTAGAGTGTATGCCTCCACTTTTTGCCCAGAGCCCCGATCCTGTCGAGTGCAGTCTTACTCTAAGTCCGATCTTTGGTTTTGGTTTAAAACGCTCTTTTGCGATGGCGATTATCGCTTCAAGCTCGTTTAAGCCCTCGATCGTTAGCGTGATATTATGACCCATTTCAGCGGCGATAAAGCCTATGTTTATCATCTCTTTATCTTTAAAGCCATTTACTGTTATAGGCGCTTTGTCGTTGTTATAAGCCATAGTTAGAAGTAGCTCAGCCTTACTACCAGCCTCAAGGCCGTAGTTGTAGGGCTTGCCAAGGCGAACTAGGTTTTTTACAAAGCCTGGATATTGATTGACCTTAAGCGGAAAGACGGCATTAAAGCTGCCTTTGTAGGCAAATTCTTTCTTTGCCTTTGCAAAGCTTGCGTGGATCTGCTCGATCTGCTTTTGGATAAGGTGCGGAAATCGAAGCAGCAGCGGCCCTCTGTAGCCATCGTCTCTGATCTCTTTAACGATGTCGATGATCGCTGGCTTGCTAGCTTCGTTTATGCAGACTTTGCCATCTTCTATCACAAAATTTGAATTGCCCCAAATGCTAAGTCCAAAATCATTCATCCCAGCTCCTTTTCAAGCTCATCTAAATTTATTGTTTTTTCGTCTTTGGTCTCTAAATTTTTATACCAAATTTTATTCTCTTTCATCTCATTTTCGCCCACGCAAAGGAAAATTTTTGCATTTTTATTGTCGGCATTTTGCAGATGTTTTTGAAGCTTTTTAGCTTCATATGAAATTTCAACCTGATATTTTTTGCGAAGCTTTGAGCCAAGCGCATAGACAAAGTCCAAATTTGGCGCATCAAGCGCGCAAAGATAAACCCCAGCTCGCTCATCTTCAGCTTCGCCTAAAATTTCCATTATCCTCTCAACTCCCATCGCAAAGCCAACGCCATAGCTTGCTCTACCGCCAAGATACTCAACGAGCCTGTCGTATCTACCACCACCTGCGACCGCGCTTTGTGAGCCGATCTCGTTGCTGATAAACTCAAACGCCGTCTTACAGTAGTAGTCTAGGCCACGAACTAGCTTAGTGTCTATCTCAAATTTGACGCCATTTGCGGTTAAAATTTCTTGAAGTTTTGTAAAGTCAGCCTGCGCCTCATCGCTTAGACTATCAGTAATGACTGGAGCATTTTTATAAATTTCTTGGCAGCTCTCGACCTTGCAGTCAAGCACACGGATAGGGTTTAAAAGCTTGCGTCTTTTGCAGTCTTCGCAAATTTTTTCGTCGTTTTCATCTAGAAATTTGACAAGCTTCTCTTTGTACGACTTCATCGAGCTCTCGTCGCCAAGCGAGTTTATTTTTAGGGTTGTTTTTATATTGAGCCTGTTAAAAATTTCGCTCACCATCAAAATAATGCTCGCATCCTCATATATGCTGCCCTCGCCAAAGCACTCACAGCCAAACTGGTGAAACTCTCTTAAACGGCCTTTTTGTGGGCGCTCGTAACGAAACATCGAGCCGTGATAAAAGCAGCGTTTTGTCACATTTGCCCTATCAAGCTTCGCCTCGATAAACGCTCTAACCACGCCAGCAGTGCCCTCAGGACGTAAGCAAACGTCGTTGCCACCTTTGTCTTCAAACTGATACATCTCTTTGCCCACGATGTCGCTACTCTCGCCAACACTTCTTTTAAAAAGCGCCGTCTCTTCGAGGTGCGGAGTTAAAATTTGCTCATATCCGTAGTTTTTTGCGACTTCCTCGCAGGTTTTGATTATTTGTGCATAAAGTTTCGCACGAGCTGGAAGCATATCTTTCATGCCACGAAGTGCCGTTATCATCGCATTATCCTTTTTTTATTTTTTGTGATTTTACTTAAAATTTATAAAATTTTCTATCTCTTTTGAAATTAGCTCTATGCTTTTAGAAGCATCTATAAAAAGTGTATCAAAGTAGTTTTTGATAAGAATTTGCTTCATTAGGCTTTGCACTTTTAAAAGATATTCTAGGCCGCGAGCCTCGATCTTATCGCTTGTACCTCTACTTTTTAGGCGTGTACCTATTAGCTCATAGCTCGCCTCAAAAAAGATGATCTTATCTGCAAATTTATTATTTAGTGCAAATTTATTAAGCTCTAAAAGCACGTTCTCATCTAAGTTTTCATCATTTGCCAAAGCGTAGGCGATGCCAGAGATAAAGCCTCTGTCGCTTAAAATGAGCCTACCTAAATTTGGTTGGATCAGCTTTTCAAAATGCTCAGCTCTGTCAGCCAAAAAGAGTAAAATTTCAGCCCTTTTGCCTATTTTTATGCTCGAGCTTAGCAAAATTTCTCGCAGATTTTCACCTAGCTGCGTGCCACCTGGCTCTTTTGTGACAATGGCGTCAGGAAATTTAGAAGCTAAAATTTCTATCTGCGTGCTCTTGCCAACGCCATCTATGCCTTCAAACAAAACATACATTTTTACGCCTTTAAATTTTTAAGAATTTTTGCTGGCACTAGGTTGCTCACGTCGCCGTCGTGGCGTAAGACTGAGCGGACGATCGAGCTTGAGATGAAGGCGTTATTTAAGCTTGGCATAAGATAAACCGTCTCAAATTCGTCCCAAAGTGCTGCGTTTGCGTAGCCTATTTGTAGCTCATACTCAAAGTCACTAACCGCTCTAAGGCCCCTGATTACGGTGTTTATGCCGTGTGATTTAGCAAAATCAACAAGCAAGTTATCAAAGCCAAGCACGCTTACATTGTCAAGCTCACAAACTGCTTCTTTTGCCATCTCGATGCGTTTTTCATGTGTAAACATCGGCTGCTTGCTGTCACTTTTTGCAACTGCGACGATTACCTTATCAAAAATTTTCGTAGCCCTTATGATAACGTCTAAATGGCCGTTTGTGATGGGGTCAAAGGTCCCTGGATAGATGCAAGATTTTTTCAAATTTGCCACCTTTTGTAAAGATTATTTTCGATTTTTAAGGCATCAAGCCACTTGCCGATGATAAAATTTTCCATATCAAGAAGGCTCTTTATCTCTGCGTAGTAGCCTAAAACTGGGGGTGCGATGATAGCTCCAAGAGACGAGAGTAGCTGCATTTGAGAAAGCGCGATCGTAGAAAATGGCATCTCTCTAACGCCTAAAACAAGACCCTGTCTCTCTTTTAGTGCGACACTTGCGGCTCTTGTGATGAGCGTGTCGCTTATGCCGTTTGCAACTTTTGCTAGGGTGTTGGTAGAACAGGGCGCTATGATCATCGCCTCCGTGCCAAACGAGCCAGAAGCCGGGCCTGCACCAAGGTCTTGATCATCATAAATTTTCACACCAATATCATCTAAATTTAACTTCAAATTTTCCTCAGCCTCCAAGACTTTCATGGCATTTTTACTAACTATGACATGCGCCTCACAGCTATCTTTTGCAGCATTTATTAGCTTTAGAAAAAGCCCAGCCCCACTTGCTCCGGTGGCTGCAAAAACTACCTTTTTCATCTTATAACTGCCTCATCTTTGCCTGAAACTGTGGCCTGTAAAATTTTATTATCTTTTGTTCTTATCTTTATCATATCACCTAGATTTCCATCCTCAAGAGCCTTTACCTCAGCAATTATGTTAACTCCATCCTCGCTTAAAACTGCATTTAGCATTTGACCTTTTTTGACTAAGCTTATGGCGTTAAACTGACGCTTGGTTAAAATTTCACCACTTTTTATCTGCACTTTTGTTATAAGAGCTAAGCTATTTGAGCTAGAAAGTGCATCTTTTGGCCATTTGCCAAACTCGATCATCGTTGGCTGATAGTCAAGCAGGCTTAAAATGTGGTTTGTATTCATTGAATTTATTGCTATGAAGGCTGGCATCTTAGCGTTAAAGCTAAATTTAAAATAGATGCTTTTTAGACTCAGATCAACATCCTCAAATGATGCTCTAAATGTACCTTTTTGACTATTTTGATCACCTAAAAAGATATTTTTTAGGACAAGTTCTTTGAAATTTGCTGGAAGTTTATTTTGTGGACTGATGCTAAGATCGCTTATGCTGATACCAGGATATTCATCGCTAATTGATCTTAAAAATCGCATTTGAATCTCATCCATAATAGAGCAGTTTTTTACAAAAGCAACGCTTCCACCGCTTTTGTCATTATATGTTTTAAAATTTGCTGTTAGAATTTCATAGAGTTTTTTGCTATCTATCTTGGCTGCTCTTTTGCCCTCTAGGTTTAAAATTTCATTGTCTTCGCCTTCAAAGCCAAAAGTACTAAGTGAAATTTGGTCATTTACAACGCAATACATTGGATAGATGCTGACTTCATTTGCAAAAAGTTTTGTGGAAAGTAAAAAAATGAGCATAAAAAAGATGGAGCGGGAAACGAGATTCGAACTCGCGACCCCAACCTTGGCAAGGTTGTG
This genomic interval from Campylobacter concisus contains the following:
- the speA gene encoding biosynthetic arginine decarboxylase; translation: MNDFGLSIWGNSNFVIEDGKVCINEASKPAIIDIVKEIRDDGYRGPLLLRFPHLIQKQIEQIHASFAKAKKEFAYKGSFNAVFPLKVNQYPGFVKNLVRLGKPYNYGLEAGSKAELLLTMAYNNDKAPITVNGFKDKEMINIGFIAAEMGHNITLTIEGLNELEAIIAIAKERFKPKPKIGLRVRLHSTGSGLWAKSGGIHSKFGLTSTELIEAVKMLKKANLLENFTMIHFHIGSQISEIHPLKKALIEAGNIYAELRKMGASNLKAINLGGGLAIEYSQFKEESSRNYTLNEYANDVVYMLKTISEQKKEIEPDIFIESGRYIAASHALLVAPVLELFSQEYTEEKLNLKKNNPNLITELVDLYKSIKPSNALEYLHDAIHHTESILTLFDLGYVDLQDRSNAEVLLRLISKKAVVMLGNKSNSSDLTKIQKEVQERYLLNFSIFQSLPDFWGLKQNFPIMPLDRLDERPTLPASIWDITCDSDGEISYDDEKNPLLLHDVDVEKEDYFLGFFLVGAYQEVIGMKHNLFTHPTEATVEITSDGYKVTNLLESQSILDIMEDMDYDIYEIQDTLNERLEKSTLINETQKKQILGELYLFLNDNSYLKTIN
- the hisS gene encoding histidine--tRNA ligase; this encodes MITALRGMKDMLPARAKLYAQIIKTCEEVAKNYGYEQILTPHLEETALFKRSVGESSDIVGKEMYQFEDKGGNDVCLRPEGTAGVVRAFIEAKLDRANVTKRCFYHGSMFRYERPQKGRLREFHQFGCECFGEGSIYEDASIILMVSEIFNRLNIKTTLKINSLGDESSMKSYKEKLVKFLDENDEKICEDCKRRKLLNPIRVLDCKVESCQEIYKNAPVITDSLSDEAQADFTKLQEILTANGVKFEIDTKLVRGLDYYCKTAFEFISNEIGSQSAVAGGGRYDRLVEYLGGRASYGVGFAMGVERIMEILGEAEDERAGVYLCALDAPNLDFVYALGSKLRKKYQVEISYEAKKLQKHLQNADNKNAKIFLCVGENEMKENKIWYKNLETKDEKTINLDELEKELG
- the tmk gene encoding dTMP kinase → MYVLFEGIDGVGKSTQIEILASKFPDAIVTKEPGGTQLGENLREILLSSSIKIGKRAEILLFLADRAEHFEKLIQPNLGRLILSDRGFISGIAYALANDENLDENVLLELNKFALNNKFADKIIFFEASYELIGTRLKSRGTSDKIEARGLEYLLKVQSLMKQILIKNYFDTLFIDASKSIELISKEIENFINFK
- the coaD gene encoding pantetheine-phosphate adenylyltransferase is translated as MKKSCIYPGTFDPITNGHLDVIIRATKIFDKVIVAVAKSDSKQPMFTHEKRIEMAKEAVCELDNVSVLGFDNLLVDFAKSHGINTVIRGLRAVSDFEYELQIGYANAALWDEFETVYLMPSLNNAFISSSIVRSVLRHDGDVSNLVPAKILKNLKA
- a CDS encoding UbiX family flavin prenyltransferase codes for the protein MKKVVFAATGASGAGLFLKLINAAKDSCEAHVIVSKNAMKVLEAEENLKLNLDDIGVKIYDDQDLGAGPASGSFGTEAMIIAPCSTNTLAKVANGISDTLITRAASVALKERQGLVLGVREMPFSTIALSQMQLLSSLGAIIAPPVLGYYAEIKSLLDMENFIIGKWLDALKIENNLYKRWQI
- the flgA gene encoding flagellar basal body P-ring formation chaperone FlgA, encoding MYCVVNDQISLSTFGFEGEDNEILNLEGKRAAKIDSKKLYEILTANFKTYNDKSGGSVAFVKNCSIMDEIQMRFLRSISDEYPGISISDLSISPQNKLPANFKELVLKNIFLGDQNSQKGTFRASFEDVDLSLKSIYFKFSFNAKMPAFIAINSMNTNHILSLLDYQPTMIEFGKWPKDALSSSNSLALITKVQIKSGEILTKRQFNAISLVKKGQMLNAVLSEDGVNIIAEVKALEDGNLGDMIKIRTKDNKILQATVSGKDEAVIR